The proteins below come from a single Fodinicola acaciae genomic window:
- a CDS encoding NCS1 family nucleobase:cation symporter-1 encodes MTSAASELPVVHPDGRVDLGETPPASGRYANPELAPVPVGKRTWTTYNFAALWMGMAHNIPSYLLASGLIALGMDWLQAFVTITLGNIIVLIPMLLNSHAGTKYGIPFPIFARAFYGVRGANLAALLRAFIACGWFGIQTWVGGEAVYVIVGKLAGGGWSNAPSVGGHPWTLWLSFAVFWLIQMAIIWRGIDAIRRFENWAAPLVTVAFAALLVWIVIQAGGLGPILTTPSKLGWGPAFWAVFAPSLMAMIAFWATLSLNMPDFTRFGLSQRKQALGQILGLPTTMSFISLVSIVVTSGTVVIYGKAIWDPVQLAGNFSNPVVVVIGLIVAVLATISCNVAANVVSPSYDFSNAAPRFVSFRTGGLITGIIGILIQPWQLVSNPQIYIYNWLGLYGGVLAAVAGVLLAGYWVRDRAELVLGDLYRSGGRYWYFHGWNVQAVVATVIGAVLAVGGVNSQPGNGPFPAEGLIPFLKPLYDYSWAVGLVVGFAVYLLLTLPGASQRRPVPAVAAADDSG; translated from the coding sequence ATGACCAGTGCGGCCAGCGAGCTGCCGGTCGTGCATCCGGACGGCCGGGTCGACCTGGGGGAGACACCGCCGGCCAGCGGCCGGTACGCCAACCCCGAGCTGGCGCCGGTCCCGGTCGGCAAGCGCACCTGGACGACGTACAACTTCGCCGCCCTGTGGATGGGGATGGCGCACAACATCCCCAGCTATCTGCTCGCCTCCGGCCTGATCGCGCTGGGGATGGACTGGCTGCAGGCCTTCGTCACCATCACGCTGGGAAACATCATCGTGCTCATACCGATGTTGTTGAACAGCCACGCGGGCACGAAATACGGCATTCCGTTCCCGATTTTCGCGCGCGCTTTCTACGGCGTACGCGGCGCCAACCTCGCGGCGTTGTTGCGCGCTTTCATCGCCTGTGGCTGGTTTGGCATCCAGACCTGGGTCGGCGGCGAGGCGGTGTACGTCATCGTCGGAAAACTCGCCGGTGGCGGCTGGAGCAACGCGCCGTCGGTCGGCGGCCATCCGTGGACACTTTGGCTGAGCTTCGCGGTTTTCTGGCTGATCCAGATGGCCATCATCTGGCGCGGCATCGACGCGATCCGGCGGTTCGAAAACTGGGCCGCACCGCTGGTCACCGTGGCGTTCGCGGCGTTGCTGGTGTGGATCGTCATCCAGGCCGGCGGCCTCGGCCCGATCCTGACCACGCCGTCGAAACTCGGCTGGGGACCGGCGTTCTGGGCCGTCTTCGCGCCGTCGCTGATGGCGATGATCGCGTTCTGGGCCACGCTCTCGTTGAACATGCCTGACTTCACCAGGTTTGGCCTGAGCCAACGCAAGCAGGCGCTCGGCCAGATCCTCGGCCTGCCGACCACCATGTCGTTCATCTCGCTGGTGTCGATCGTGGTCACCTCCGGCACGGTGGTCATCTACGGCAAGGCGATCTGGGATCCGGTGCAGCTGGCCGGAAACTTCAGCAATCCGGTCGTTGTCGTCATCGGCCTGATCGTGGCCGTGTTGGCGACGATCTCCTGCAACGTCGCCGCCAACGTGGTGAGTCCGTCGTACGACTTTTCCAACGCCGCACCACGATTCGTCAGTTTCCGCACCGGTGGCCTCATCACCGGAATTATCGGCATCCTGATCCAGCCGTGGCAGCTGGTCAGCAATCCGCAGATCTACATCTACAACTGGCTCGGCCTCTACGGTGGCGTGCTCGCCGCCGTCGCCGGTGTCCTGCTGGCCGGCTACTGGGTCCGTGACCGCGCGGAGCTGGTGCTCGGCGACCTTTATCGCTCCGGCGGCCGTTACTGGTATTTTCACGGCTGGAACGTGCAGGCCGTGGTCGCGACGGTCATCGGCGCGGTGCTCGCGGTCGGTGGCGTCAATTCCCAACCGGGCAACGGACCTTTCCCCGCCGAGGGCCTGATTCCGTTCCTGAAGCCGCTTTACGACTACAGCTGGGCGGTCGGGCTGGTCGTCGGCTTCGCCGTCTATCTGCTGCTCACGCTGCCTGGTGCGAGCCAGCGGCGGCCGGTTCCGGCAGTAGCGGCCGCCGACGATTCGGGCTAG
- a CDS encoding TIGR03842 family LLM class F420-dependent oxidoreductase, translating to MDFGIVLQTDPPAKAVVDRLIEAESLGFRYGWTFDSHVLWQEPFVIYSQILASTSDLVVGPLVTNPATRDWSVIASLFATLNDMYGNRTVCGIGRGDSARRVIGLPPANLATLGESMRVIKELAEGREVEYNGVAVRIPWVRDGKLEIWMAGYGPRALRLVGEQADGFVLQTADPDIARWTIGAVRAAATAAGRDPAEITMCVAAPAYVGEDIAHQRDQLRWFGGMVGNHVADLVARYGESGAVPHALTDYIREREGYDYAHHGRAGNPSTDFVPDSIVDRFCLVGPVSAHQDRLAELAEIGVDNFAIYLMHDQPAETMRAYGGKIIQT from the coding sequence GTGGACTTTGGGATCGTGCTGCAGACCGATCCGCCGGCGAAAGCCGTCGTGGACCGGCTGATCGAGGCGGAGTCGCTGGGATTCCGCTACGGCTGGACGTTCGACTCGCACGTGCTCTGGCAGGAGCCGTTCGTCATCTACTCGCAGATCCTGGCGTCCACCTCGGACCTGGTCGTGGGGCCGCTGGTGACCAACCCGGCGACCCGCGACTGGTCGGTGATCGCGTCACTTTTCGCGACGCTCAACGACATGTACGGCAACCGTACGGTCTGCGGCATCGGCCGCGGCGACTCGGCACGGAGGGTTATCGGCCTGCCGCCGGCAAACCTGGCAACGCTCGGCGAGTCGATGCGTGTCATCAAGGAACTGGCCGAGGGGCGCGAGGTCGAGTACAACGGTGTGGCCGTCCGGATTCCGTGGGTCAGGGACGGAAAACTGGAGATCTGGATGGCCGGCTATGGCCCCAGGGCGCTCCGGCTGGTCGGCGAGCAGGCTGACGGTTTCGTGTTGCAGACCGCGGATCCGGACATCGCGCGCTGGACGATCGGTGCCGTACGCGCTGCGGCGACGGCCGCCGGTCGCGATCCGGCGGAGATCACGATGTGCGTCGCGGCGCCGGCGTACGTCGGCGAGGACATCGCACACCAGCGTGACCAGCTGCGCTGGTTTGGCGGCATGGTGGGAAACCACGTGGCCGACCTGGTCGCGCGCTATGGCGAGTCCGGCGCCGTGCCGCACGCGCTGACCGACTACATCCGCGAACGCGAAGGCTATGACTACGCGCATCACGGCCGCGCCGGCAACCCGTCGACCGACTTCGTGCCGGACAGCATCGTCGACCGGTTTTGTCTGGTGGGGCCGGTTTCCGCGCACCAGGACCGGCTGGCCGAGCTGGCCGAGATCGGCGTGGACAACTTCGCCATCTACCTGATGCACGACCAGCCGGCCGAGACGATGCGCGCGTACGGCGGCAAGATCATCCAAACCTAG
- the hydA gene encoding dihydropyrimidinase, with amino-acid sequence MSVVIRGGLVVSPSGATAGDVLVEGEKIVAVASPDSDAARSWTADRTIDAAGKYVLPGGIDAHTHMEMPFGGTHSVDTFATGTTAAAWGGTTTIIDFAVQAKGTSLLSTLDKWHEKADGNCAIDYGFHMILSDVNEASLKEMDACIEAGVNTFKMFMAYPGVFYSTDGDILLAMQRAKDSGSIIMMHAENGIAIDQLVAQSIAAGRTDPVHHGLTRPPELEGEATSRAIQLAKVTGAPLYIVHLSASQALAAVAEARDTGQNVFAETCPQYLYLSIEDLARPDFEGSKFVCSPPLREKSHQADLWRGLRTNDLSVVSTDHCPFCFKDQKELGRGDFSKIPNGMPGVEHRMDLLHQGVAAGELSLTRWVEVASTTPARMFGLYPRKGVIAAGSDADIVVYDPAASQTLSAATHHMNVDYSAYEGMRLTGRVSTVLSRGSIIVDGGEFHGKTGHGKFLHRDHSQYLN; translated from the coding sequence ATGAGTGTGGTGATTCGCGGCGGGCTCGTGGTCAGTCCGAGCGGCGCGACCGCCGGCGACGTCCTCGTGGAAGGCGAGAAAATCGTCGCGGTCGCCTCGCCGGACAGCGACGCCGCGCGGAGCTGGACCGCTGACCGTACGATCGACGCCGCCGGAAAATACGTGCTGCCGGGCGGCATCGACGCGCACACGCACATGGAAATGCCTTTCGGCGGCACGCATTCGGTGGACACCTTCGCGACCGGCACGACCGCCGCCGCGTGGGGTGGCACGACGACGATCATCGACTTCGCCGTGCAGGCCAAAGGTACGTCCCTGCTGTCCACATTGGACAAATGGCACGAGAAGGCCGACGGCAACTGCGCCATCGACTACGGCTTCCACATGATCCTCTCGGACGTCAACGAGGCGAGCCTGAAGGAGATGGACGCCTGCATCGAGGCCGGCGTGAACACCTTCAAGATGTTCATGGCCTATCCCGGCGTCTTCTACTCCACCGACGGCGACATCCTGCTGGCCATGCAGCGAGCCAAGGACAGCGGCTCGATCATCATGATGCACGCGGAAAACGGCATCGCGATCGACCAGCTGGTGGCGCAGTCGATCGCCGCCGGCCGCACGGACCCGGTCCATCACGGCCTGACCCGGCCGCCGGAGCTGGAGGGCGAGGCGACCTCGCGCGCGATCCAGCTGGCGAAGGTCACCGGTGCGCCGCTCTACATCGTGCATCTGTCGGCATCGCAGGCTCTGGCCGCGGTCGCGGAGGCACGCGACACCGGACAGAACGTGTTTGCCGAGACCTGTCCCCAATATCTTTATCTGTCCATTGAGGACTTGGCGCGGCCGGACTTCGAAGGCTCCAAGTTCGTCTGCTCGCCGCCGCTGCGGGAGAAGAGCCATCAGGCGGATTTGTGGCGTGGCCTGCGGACGAACGACCTGTCGGTGGTCTCCACCGACCACTGCCCGTTCTGTTTCAAGGACCAGAAAGAGCTCGGCCGCGGCGACTTCTCCAAGATTCCCAACGGAATGCCCGGTGTCGAGCACCGGATGGACCTGCTGCACCAGGGCGTGGCGGCCGGTGAGCTGTCGCTGACCCGCTGGGTCGAGGTCGCGTCGACGACCCCGGCGCGGATGTTTGGCCTCTATCCGCGTAAAGGCGTCATCGCCGCCGGGTCCGACGCCGACATCGTCGTGTACGACCCGGCCGCGTCGCAAACGCTGTCGGCGGCGACGCACCACATGAACGTGGACTATTCGGCGTACGAAGGCATGCGGCTGACCGGTCGCGTCTCGACCGTGCTGTCCCGTGGCTCGATCATCGTCGACGGCGGCGAGTTCCACGGAAAGACCGGCCACGGAAAGTTCCTGCACCGCGATCACTCGCAATATCTGAACTAG
- a CDS encoding DUF6918 family protein, with protein MAETLHEILLTPGKRPEVIADCKQLLDEEVSSKSGASGLAVKSAYTMVKAVKPGIIDEAVDKLLDDFIGRLQPFYADYRAAGAAQPLDAYLVGRGDEVSDALLGVTDDRAANTSRATVKKAYEKIRPQGKKNVELALPRLGKLIEKHAS; from the coding sequence GTGGCAGAGACGCTGCACGAGATCCTGCTCACGCCAGGAAAGCGGCCCGAGGTCATCGCTGACTGCAAGCAGCTCCTGGACGAGGAGGTGTCGAGCAAGTCCGGCGCCTCGGGGCTCGCGGTCAAGAGCGCCTACACCATGGTCAAGGCCGTCAAGCCGGGCATCATCGACGAGGCCGTGGACAAGCTGCTGGACGACTTCATCGGCCGCCTGCAGCCGTTCTACGCCGACTACCGCGCGGCCGGCGCCGCGCAGCCGCTGGACGCCTACCTGGTCGGCCGCGGCGACGAGGTGTCCGACGCGCTGCTCGGGGTGACCGACGACCGCGCCGCCAACACCAGCCGCGCGACGGTCAAGAAGGCGTACGAGAAGATCCGTCCGCAAGGCAAGAAGAACGTCGAGCTGGCCCTGCCGCGACTCGGCAAGCTCATCGAGAAGCACGCCAGCTGA
- a CDS encoding nitrilase-related carbon-nitrogen hydrolase, whose amino-acid sequence MIRAGLVQQKWTGDKESMIRVAVDHIATAASQGAQVVCLQELFYGPYFCQVQDADYYSYTERIPDGPTTKLMQEVAKQHGVVLIVPMYEEEQPGVYYNTAAVIDADGKYLGMHRKNHIPQVKGFWEKFYFRPGNLGYPVFDTAVGRIGVYICYERHFPEGWRALGLAGARIVFNPSATSRGLSQYLWRLEQPAAAVANEYFVGAINRVGTEPLGDNDFYGQTYFVDPRGQLVGDAASDTEDEVVVRDLDMGTLAEVRDLWAFYRDRRPDSYESLVTP is encoded by the coding sequence ATCATCCGGGCCGGCCTGGTCCAGCAGAAGTGGACCGGTGACAAGGAGTCGATGATCCGGGTCGCGGTCGACCACATCGCCACCGCCGCATCGCAAGGTGCGCAGGTGGTGTGTCTGCAGGAGCTGTTCTACGGGCCGTACTTCTGCCAGGTGCAGGACGCCGACTACTACTCCTACACCGAGCGGATCCCGGACGGGCCGACCACCAAGCTCATGCAGGAGGTCGCCAAACAGCACGGTGTCGTGCTGATCGTGCCGATGTACGAGGAAGAACAACCCGGTGTCTACTACAACACCGCCGCGGTCATCGACGCCGACGGCAAATACCTGGGCATGCACCGGAAAAACCACATCCCGCAGGTGAAGGGATTCTGGGAGAAGTTCTATTTCCGCCCCGGCAACCTCGGCTATCCGGTGTTCGACACCGCGGTCGGCCGGATCGGCGTCTACATCTGCTATGAGCGGCATTTCCCGGAAGGCTGGCGCGCTCTGGGCCTGGCCGGTGCCCGGATCGTATTCAACCCGTCGGCGACCAGCCGCGGACTTTCCCAGTATCTGTGGCGGTTGGAGCAGCCGGCGGCCGCGGTCGCCAACGAGTACTTCGTCGGCGCGATCAACCGGGTCGGCACCGAACCGTTGGGAGACAACGACTTCTACGGCCAGACCTACTTCGTCGACCCGCGCGGCCAGCTCGTCGGCGACGCGGCGTCCGACACCGAGGACGAGGTCGTCGTACGCGACCTGGACATGGGGACGCTGGCCGAGGTGCGCGACCTGTGGGCCTTCTATCGCGACCGCCGTCCCGACTCGTACGAAAGCCTGGTCACGCCATGA